In Pieris brassicae chromosome 12, ilPieBrab1.1, whole genome shotgun sequence, the genomic window AAAGATCTTTTATCATATTTTGGGACCCTGTAACGGCGGTCCACAAATTTcgggaataaataaaatcataacgTGATATACCTTTGATATcatttttctatacaaaataacaaacgACCAAATCTACTGTGGCGTTGAGCCTATTCAATGTTTTTGTCGTCTTTAGATACCGTTCGCTCTGTTGAAAGCATCCTCCACCCTCACGAGTCTAAGCTGACCATTTCTTCCTCATCAAGGCTCTGTGGGTCTTATTATATGTGACTCTAATATCTCGCTTAAACGGTGTCAACACTTACCTCGTCCAGAACCTCCCTCAGTTCCCGGTCCAGTCGACCAGCCTCCCGATTCCCAATTTGTTGCCTTAAAGCATTCGCCGTAGTCCTCAGTGCGCTTTGGACCCGCCAGAACATCACCACTTCACAGCATTCCTTctgaaatattagttttaataggCCCCATTACGACTAGAAGGTAGAACAATTGGCAAAATCACCgccaattgttttattatacactTCTGAATAGCTGCCATCACGACccacataaataattaattagagtttaaatttaaaaaaatcataccaTTAGCGAACATGGCCtaccattaaaattatagtgaGAAGAAGTCGATGAtaacatgttttttatttcggCGCAATAACACTCCTTATACAGCGAAAGTAAAGATGCGAGACTGATCATTTCTTAGAgcagtaagtaagtaagtctGTAAGAGCAAATTATAAGAGATGAAGAACTCACCCCAGTGCCATTCTGTTGCGTGTACAGATAGAAACTCTTGCGACAGTCCCTCGCTCGTGATAAGGCACGTTGTAGGAATTGTCTGTATTAAtatggttttaaaatttatcaaaaatactgtttacgctaaatacaataatataataaaatttaaaacatttatcattattattaaattattatcattacaatataaaaaataattgaacataattaaatcaaaaggagggcaactggcggccttatcgctttcgagcgatctcttccaggcaaccactgtgagtaaagaaaaaatgaaaaaaatgtatcaaattacatatgataggcaagaagtgcaaaaatacatgcacagttattaagacaaaactaaacaggaacaaaaaaaaacaaactaaactaaaaagatgatagattaaaaataaaaagttaaaatttactatCTAATCcattattagatataaaacgtaaaaaaatggtGAGCTTTAGAAAATAGTTTCAATCGGCATTAGTACCTACTAAAAATGCCTAAGAAAATCCTAAACATTTAAAGATTTTGGAACAAAAAGTTTCAAGTTAGAGTCAGTTAAACGATtagaaaaaaagaataatgAAGAACATTAGATttctttaataacaatatgCAAGTGTGGTCAAGTTTACTCTTATAAAAACGCATATATTGGAATTtagtatacaaatttatttccggccagtattttaatatataaaataagttttgacaaTAGGACGAATAAAAAACGGTTTTATAATTCCTTACTCATAGCGGGAAAAGGTAATAATaacttactttaaataaataggtttCCATGTCTCACGTATATACTCGTTATCAGCGTCAACGCCTCGCCGCCTCAAATTATCCCTGACAGCCACCACCTCATCGTACGAGAGATTGGGCCTGCTGGATCCGAGGCGCTCCAACTCCGATTTCACTTCACTACGTCTGTTCTGTTCTTCGCTACTCGATTGCCAATACAGCCAGCGCTCTCGGAAACCAGGACCTAAAATATGCTAGAAATTATAATTGCCATATTGACAATTGACGTTTAGATGAGATTCAAGCCAAATTTTAATACTGTGTTGCCAGTTttactactataataaaataaatcgaatttttaactatattttcaaACTAAATTGTCGCCATAACTGAGTATTCTGTGTATCAGTCAGTGACGTACTCTGCgaatttaacttattaattcGTAAACGAAGAAAGCTTTAGATAGTCATTAATTAatacgtcattaaaattaCGTTTACAAGTGTGGTGGAAACATAAACAGTTTTTCTGTTCACCAGGTCGTCGAacacatttaaaactaatatttatttatttcgtaatcctacaATTATACTATACCtgtggaatacataatatatacaaaagggttcaaatatttacgaaaggaaaaaactataaaaatattcggcTGTGCTGTGgggtgtgtatgtggggtgaGCTGTGAATATTCTTAATGCTCAATAGCATAACCTATTTCATATACTACTAACTAACACAATGATATATGCGTCTCGAAGTTGCCAACATACGAAACCAGGCTGgggcacaaaattaattgatatatataatcgGATTGATTGACCttcattctaaattaaaatttcatgtACCCTCTCGTTACCCCAGGCATCCCATTATACCATTTGACCCTCCTTTCTGTAGAACGCGTTTTGGTCAAAGCTAACCGATATACAGATGAAGCATTGTCTAAGGGAATGtcttttcctcacgatgttttccttcaccgttggagctaatgtttaatgcgcacatagaaagaaaatccacacagtgcacagccggggatcgtacctacgacctcagggatgagagtcgcacgctgaagccactagaccaacactgctctaaaaaataaaatatatacatacaattataattattgtgttGCTCGTATATTCTGTTATAActgtattaaaacattatctttacaaattagtttaatattacaaaacgagagtattattatgttttcattCCTTTTTAACCACCGACCAAAAAAGGGGTTCAAAAATCAAACCTGCAAGTGACTTGAGGTCTTCTTCGGTGGTCTTAAGTCGCTCCTTGAGCGCGTCTTCCATGAGAGATACGGCCGAGTCCCAATCACCACGCGAAGCCACGCACCTATCTTGAAGCGCATTTACTTGCAGTACACGTAGGACCTAGAATTGATAacgctttattataaaacaaataataaatttgtcttcaatttgaaactaaaataatagcTATTGACAATGGACTTTCGAAATCGGATTGTACTTTTTCGTGTCTTAAAACCAAATTGTTGTTGGATAAAGAAGAGTGATGGCCAAGTaacttcagcgtacgactctcatacATGATAAACCTGATaacggggatcgaacctacggctgtgcaccaatggacttcctTTCTTTATGCGCATTTGACATTCCCTCGATAGTAAAGGAAAACAACGTTGCTTGCCCTAGGCacaaagtcaacggcgtgtcaCAGTCACAGGATCACCTTACCtactgttacgaagacgggtcgactacaatgtttctaggttattccactagttagagaacttttcagcaggctgtaatatgatttctgaccgtttcaggagagggtcagtCACATATTAgacaattgtaattttcataatgttaccctagatttcaggaagctgaaaccttttttcagtcagtttcagaacatgtgtagtcgagtggtgcagttttcaggagagccgttttcaggcgttttcaggcctagttatacccctttgatgaaggaatattctagaccgaactttctaggtgtgagacaaggacgaaatgatacgagagagagagagaagatcagaactttctcgaaactagacgagcactctacaACGCCGtccgacaaggacggagcaacgtgcgaaagagacaaagagtgcggacgttctagaattgtgcaatcgctactcagtagcaagcccgcctagaaagttctcgaatattgtttagaattattcccagggatatacaagcgagccgaaacgcgactagtcgcctttagttttgaatgcgataacaagagcgaaacaccgaagcgataaagtgcgaataaagtgaatataagtgataaagtactgtgtgaagtgtgcataagtgaagtaataagtgattgtttttgtgtgtgtaattagtgcatctctgcaattaatttgtgcccataaattcctcattgatttatcaagaaataaacctttgaagaaatctacggcattttctatccgatccgcTAGCTAGCTAGCTAACACTATTAacaattgatcatgaaacagattcagaaatctgagacccagacctaaaaaggttgtagcggcactttattaatttttattggataaatttatatgtttggTAACCTTTGTATtcagattcagaaacgagacagTGTGAACTATGTAAAAAATCATTGCAATTCGACTCCCGTATGACTTATTGTttctaaaacttaatatatgaTAGAAATGgagttaaatattaactaataattggtgcaataaatttcaaaatgctAGAGCCGTTGTTTTAAAACCCATACATACGTAGGTCAACATGACTGAAAATTTGACTATCAAATTCAATTCATATTTGCtcttcaatttaataaatgtatgctTAAATCAAACTATCATAAAGCCCTGCCTGAACCTGTTTCAAACACCACTTACGTCCTGAGCCCTTTCTTCCCACTGATGTCTGGATAAGGCTTCATCAACAGCAGCCTTCTTCACTGGTTCATAGATAGCGTCAGAATCAGAAGATTTGGACATAAGTTCACTGAACTCCTCACGTAACGCCTGACGTCCAGCTTTTATGGAGAGGGTTGCCAGTTCATTTTCCGCCCATTCCCGAAGTTTAATATCCACTGATGTATTGAATTTATCTTGAAAAAAAAGGCAAAAAATTCTGATTTCACTTGTcaaaggaaaatattatttttatatcccaTATCTACAACTACTAAACCGCTTTTCATGAAAATTGGGAATGATCCCTCAGAATATACCtgacaatattaaaaagcatTAACTAAATTTGATAATGATAACATACTAGTAAAACCTGTGACCTCCTTTTGGAGTGGattaaaaagcattttttttcattgtcattttcaaatgaaatgtTTCAAATGAATTTAGTTACAAAGTTAACAACAAAACTATGAGAGACAAGTAGAACTAGTCaaacacatatataattaattaatagcaTTTTATGAACCCAATTTCTACACTACATGTTTCTAAAATACACGATAaccaatgttttatttctagttaaataattactgcGCTGTTTATCAGCTCTACTAAACTGGACTAACGTCTCAttgtaaaaatctataaatacatCGTGTGTCTAATTTCTTACTAAAATCAATATCAAAGGGGTCAAGCCATATTTGAGGAGTATCACCGCTTTTCGGATGCTTGTATTTGACTTGAAGTAGTACATGCATatctagaaatatttattaatcagcCACCCTCAATAACTTTGTTTCGCCCTAGGGCGGTTTAAGAGTAGCGAATTTCTTGCGCGTATACGTCGTTTCAGCATACGCGCATAAACTGGCATATTGCGGCGTGTTCGTTCGAACCGATAATGGCGTCGTGTatcaacattaattttaacgaAGAAACATTGCCAATTTCGTGATTCGCCGTCGACTGCGTGCTTAGAAGCGTGTTAACGCTCCTACGAGTCGTTTTCGAGTTTTAAGCTTAGCAACATATCTtgcgattaatttttatttaaaaaaattaataatatttttcatgaaactcaatttcaaataataaattaattctctGCTTGTAATTCAACCAGTAATTTTCATTTAGCACTAAGCAGatatgtaagtattttaatgtatccttattttaatgtaagtatTAGAAGAACTGTCAAACTATTTTCTCATTGAAATTTTTACACGTCAAAAGTGGACCCTTATGATTTAAGAGTgtatttttcttcttaaaaatataatgcatGCGTATAGCCCCGAGGCTGTGGATTCGGAATAACTAGACAGAGAAAGCTAACCTTAAAAATTGATCACAAATAATACCTATACGTCATAAGCAGAATTAGTTTTCAGTtaagaaaaacttttttaacggattaaagctatctattattattaaaacttataactatttacataattgtaaattttagattttttccgacgtttcgcgtgcttttcagcgtgcgtggtcacggtgactgaagacaaaaggtgttaaatgtcaaaagtatcacagctgcagagaaacttgttttatctgtattttttccccgaagttggtatcgactaaaagatgacgggtttttgcaaaaatgactcacggtgtcctctattttcgcggattgtttgtcttcggGTCACAGCTAGtagtaaaagctattttaacaaaaaacaatacttGTTTTCAGTCATCAACGTACCAACATCTTCGCTAGCATGCGCAGCTGCGGGTAGATATATGCCAGAAAATATTCTCTGTGCGGCAGCGGCCCACAAGGCATTTTGGAGCCGGGCTTCCCAGGCTGCGGCTGGAACACCCGACAGTTCTGCAGACTTGTCTAGCAATTCTGCACGCGCACGTTCGAACAACTCATCACGATCCAGTTCACGTTGGCTGGGAGAAAGAGAATTGATACGCTTTAATTCGATTTTATtatgcaacgggcggccttatcgctaacaagcgatttcttttAGACACTcgtaataagaaaaaataataattaaatattattatatagtaaaaagtaaaatctaaactaaaaaaatattcatgtaAGCGTACGGGATGCAATCCGATTTGGAAAATAGGCCTCAGTtgtatgaatacaaataatttacgttaactaatttaaattacgcTCAAGAGAGATTCAAACTATTTCAATGACTATATAAGCGCCAATGATGCAACAGGCAAGAAAAagatatcatttaaaattttattaaaattcgtaataaaaatagttttttgcaAATGTGGgtacgtaaataaatttacttaccGTGGGAACGTATTCTTCCACTCGCTCTCAAGATTAAACCGCATCGCTTTAAACGCATCGGCCTGCTGTTCCACAGAGTCTCTCACCATCCTCCAGAAGCACTCGGCCACGCCCAACGCCAAATTGCGGGTAGTCACTTGACCGGCCGCTACCATTCCATCTCTAttgtaaaataacatttatatatgtattcttcaaattatatatatatcgagtGTGTAATAAATACGACCACGGATGTGATATGTAACATAGTTATAACAAATGCTTCTAAGTTATTGACGAACattatttcaacaaaaacacttagatttattttaatatcctaGATtttaggttggggaaaaaaacttttcgcattatagtatgtattaaCTTGTAATAAATCTCTGCATGCCAAAATCAATTGTCGCGAtattttgatcagaagccccaaaatttctatagcaatGGGATATGTCCCtacaagatggcaaaaagatatcgaacaaaatggtacctacatactttatttaaatgtaaataaacttcattaaaaaatgttgtgaattttcttacaaatgctaagaaactttttccccaacctattaCATAGTTTAATAACACTCCATTTTTCAAAGTACATGTATATGAACATGTACGAAACCGTTACACAATATGCTGTGTATGCACAGTTTCGTCTTTTGTTGGTTGGTAATAACAAATGTTTACATTCGTCtctattattgttttctttttcttttagtgCTCTTAAGTTGTTGTATTTctcataagtttataaaaaaatcttatctgtaaaacatataaagaccacttctaaaattataacttgtgtgtataatttatatcttgTATTTGTGATGTGTTTGTCAtagttgataaataaataaatacaaaagtcTCTTTATAAAGTTTCATCTTACAAGGGTTGCCTAAacgttcatttttaaaatactttactgagcttatgtattattatataaactcttaagttttaaattaaacccgttataatttaagataactgttacttacttaaataatttagaagaTCTGAAGAATCTCTCTTCGTATTCTCGGATGCTTTGTATGGAGTCATCCTTCCTGCTTCGGCCAGTCACCACCGCGTAGTATCCGAGTGCCTTCATTGGGAACAATTTGCCTTCCAAAATACGTCGAATCTATCAAAAatcaacatatttttgttaaaaccttaaaatacttctgtaattataacaaagaaaaaaaaaacagttttcaCAAATTTTCTGAATCCCATCGGTTATACAGCTTAGggataaacatatattttcttattcagcaatgtaatttataaaaaaaaatatttttagtaaatttttgaCGCAGTCTAAAGTTAACTAATTAAagctaatatttattataatcatagTAAAACCTAACAATCAAAACAATCCCTGATCTTAATTAATGTTGTTAAAAGAAACTAAAACTGGATTAAAActccttaataattttacatttaattctaaatttatatagaattattgAATCACTAtaaaaatctgaaataaaaaatattgttaatttttttgttttataaactatAGTAACTCACTCTATTGGGGTTAGCCAAATTCTCTTCAGCAAGGTCAACCTTCGTGAGAACAAAGATAGTCCTCTTGCCAGACGGATCACAAGATGATACTAAGTCGGTTACATTGCTTCGTTCGGCGTCGACTGAGCCATCCTAggtaagtaaaaaaagaaCACCAAATCACAAATcacaaaaagaaatatttaagcactatatatttttaagtaatataaatattctttttaaatgtaattaaaatgtattcatattatattcgGAAATTCATTCAAAATGTATTCAGTTATTTAAGAGATGACGGTTGCATATAAATGTGACATTTGCATTCTTAATTCCAAATCTGGActgatattataaagaggttGTAGGGATCCATCCAAGTACCAATAGGTAGCAGCAGTATGTTGAGTGTCATAGGCtatatacatatgttatattagtattaacaaaaaaaaaaataagccaTAAAAAGACTTTTGGGTGAAAGTTTACGGGTCACGATTGACCTCGTAAAGCCGGGCTCATAAAATAGAAgtctttgaatttaaaaagtattaaaactaATGAATCCAGTACCTGTATACAGAGTATAATAGCATTAGGATTGTCCATGTACTGCTTCGTCATTTCCTTGATCGCCTCTCGGGTGTCAGATGCCATATCCACGGTTTGGgtctgaaattttaataaaaaaaaaaaaataatcaaaatcattaaaatagagtacaaattatgattttactcctgtttaataaatatataatttttgttctaTACATACAGATATAACTCCGGGCAAATCAACCAACACCATACGAGGTATACCAGGTCCCTTGACAGACATGGCGATCTGTTGGCTGGACACTGTACGACCACCACGAACGCTATTGCGCATACGCAAATCAACTTCTCTGTGGAAATATTACAATGTGGTTAtacgaaattatatatatatatatatattataagtaaggTGAGCCatacaatactttttttaatttactgaacAACTGCTTTTAAACAATAGACCAGTTAGACCATATAGTAAATTTCCTTTGAAAAATtgactttttttaaag contains:
- the LOC123717088 gene encoding dynamin-like 120 kDa protein, mitochondrial isoform X2 → MSRILNHRMRSSLRRPSWSCVDKRAVAFSVWTGRSVLLHKPLESYQIPRRRYGMLIARAVRGVLKIRYLLLGGAVGGGMTLNKKYVEWKDGLPEMGWLNDLLPDNEQWDKFTTTLLDAKEKIGDQFQIVGVPLTLSIHSDPRLREAGVARAAELREWLAQRYEDAVAAAAVNNATSRIEPAPKIVNNLQSRPAPMSAKSNTDETAAYERRVHALQEEVLSLQARYQRELQRLEQENRELRQQNMLLRQGRQPSTKKMKRSLIDMYSSVLDELADWDSGEAGRLPRVVVVGDQSAGKTSVLEMLAQARIFPRGAGEMCTRAPVKVTLSEGPYHVAQFNDSSREFDLNKEADLADLRKEVDLRMRNSVRGGRTVSSQQIAMSVKGPGIPRMVLVDLPGVISTQTVDMASDTREAIKEMTKQYMDNPNAIILCIQDGSVDAERSNVTDLVSSCDPSGKRTIFVLTKVDLAEENLANPNRIRRILEGKLFPMKALGYYAVVTGRSRKDDSIQSIREYEERFFRSSKLFKDGMVAAGQVTTRNLALGVAECFWRMVRDSVEQQADAFKAMRFNLESEWKNTFPRQRELDRDELFERARAELLDKSAELSGVPAAAWEARLQNALWAAAAQRIFSGIYLPAAAHASEDVDMHVLLQVKYKHPKSGDTPQIWLDPFDIDFNKFNTSVDIKLREWAENELATLSIKAGRQALREEFSELMSKSSDSDAIYEPVKKAAVDEALSRHQWEERAQDVLRVLQVNALQDRCVASRGDWDSAVSLMEDALKERLKTTEEDLKSLAGPGFRERWLYWQSSSEEQNRRSEVKSELERLGSSRPNLSYDEVVAVRDNLRRRGVDADNEYIRETWKPIYLKQFLQRALSRARDCRKSFYLYTQQNGTGECCEVVMFWRVQSALRTTANALRQQIGNREAGRLDRELREVLDEMSSDADMKKKLLSGRRVELAEELKRVRQVQEKLEEFIEALNKEK
- the LOC123717088 gene encoding dynamin-like 120 kDa protein, mitochondrial isoform X7 gives rise to the protein MSRILNHRMRSSLRRPSWSCVDKRAVAFSVWTGRSVLLHKPLESYQIPRRRYGMLIARAVRGVLKIRYLLLGGAVGGGMTLNKKYVEWKDGLPEMGWLNDLLPDNEQWDKFTTTLLDAKEKIGDQFQIVGVPLTLSIHSDPRLREAGVARAAELREWLAQRYEDAVAAAAVNNATSRIEPAPKIVNNLQSRPAPMSAKSNTDETAAYERRVHALQEEVLSLQARYQRELQRLEQENRELRQQNMLLRQGRQPSTKKMKRSLIDMYSSVLDELADWDSGEAGRLPRVVVVGDQSAGKTSVLEMLAQARIFPRGAGEMCTRAPVKVTLSEGPYHVAQFNDSSREFDLNKEADLADLRKEVDLRMRNSVRGGRTVSSQQIAMSVKGPGIPRMVLVDLPGVISTQTVDMASDTREAIKEMTKQYMDNPNAIILCIQDGSVDAERSNVTDLVSSCDPSGKRTIFVLTKVDLAEENLANPNRIRRILEGKLFPMKALGYYAVVTGRSRKDDSIQSIREYEERFFRSSKLFKDGMVAAGQVTTRNLALGVAECFWRMVRDSVEQQADAFKAMRFNLESEWKNTFPRQRELDRDELFERARAELLDKSAELSGVPAAAWEARLQNALWAAAAQRIFSGIYLPAAAHASEDVDKFNTSVDIKLREWAENELATLSIKAGRQALREEFSELMSKSSDSDAIYEPVKKAAVDEALSRHQWEERAQDVLRVLQVNALQDRCVASRGDWDSAVSLMEDALKERLKTTEEDLKSLAGPGFRERWLYWQSSSEEQNRRSEVKSELERLGSSRPNLSYDEVVAVRDNLRRRGVDADNEYIRETWKPIYLKQFLQRALSRARDCRKSFYLYTQQNGTGECCEVVMFWRVQSALRTTANALRQQIGNREAGRLDRELREVLDEMSSDADMKKKLLSGRRVELAEELKRVRQVQEKLEEFIEALNKEK